In Paracoccus fistulariae, a single window of DNA contains:
- a CDS encoding succinate dehydrogenase iron-sulfur subunit: MVQFTLPKNSQIRVGKTWPKPEGATNVKKFQIYRWEPESGENPRLDTYFVDLDKCGPMVLDALIKIKNEIDPTLSFRRSCREGICGSCAMNIGGGNHLACIYGIDEVKGDIAIYPLPHMPVVKDLIPDLTHFYAQHASINPYLITKSPTPGKEWRQSIEDRKKLDGLYECIMCASCSTACPSYWWNGDRYLGPAALLAAYRWIIDSRDEATGERLDELEDPFKLYRCHTIMNCTNTCPKGLNPAKAIASIKHMMVDRIV, from the coding sequence ATGGTCCAGTTTACCCTGCCCAAGAACAGCCAGATCCGGGTCGGCAAGACCTGGCCCAAGCCCGAGGGCGCGACGAATGTGAAGAAATTCCAGATCTATCGCTGGGAGCCGGAAAGCGGCGAGAATCCGCGTCTGGACACCTATTTCGTCGATCTGGACAAATGCGGCCCGATGGTTCTGGACGCGCTGATCAAGATCAAGAACGAGATCGATCCGACGCTGTCCTTCCGCCGGTCCTGCCGCGAGGGGATCTGCGGATCCTGCGCGATGAATATCGGCGGCGGCAACCATCTGGCCTGTATCTATGGCATCGATGAGGTGAAGGGCGATATTGCCATCTATCCGCTGCCGCATATGCCGGTGGTCAAGGACCTGATCCCGGATCTGACGCATTTCTATGCCCAGCATGCCAGCATCAATCCCTATCTGATCACCAAATCGCCGACTCCGGGCAAGGAATGGCGCCAGTCGATCGAGGATCGCAAGAAGCTGGACGGGCTTTATGAGTGCATCATGTGCGCCTCCTGTTCGACGGCCTGTCCGTCATACTGGTGGAATGGCGACCGCTATCTGGGCCCGGCGGCGCTGCTGGCGGCCTATCGCTGGATCATCGACAGCCGCGATGAGGCGACGGGCGAGCGTCTGGACGAGCTGGAGGATCCCTTCAAGCTGTATCGGTGCCATACGATCATGAACTGCACCAATACCTGTCCCAAGGGGCTGAACCCGGCCAAGGCGATCGCCTCGATCAAGCACATGATGGTGGATCGGATCGTGTGA
- a CDS encoding MBL fold metallo-hydrolase, giving the protein MMDHALDQSVRPEVSAHFDPATNTISYIVKDPASPSCAIIDSVMDIDYAAGRITYEHADAMIAEIRQRGLMLDWIIETHVHADHLSAAPYIQDQVGGMIGIGARIMEVQNTFGKIFNEGTEFQRDGSQFDMLFEDGDVYRIGQMRCLALHTPGHTPACMTHVIGDAAFVGDTLFMPDGGSARADFPGGDAGQLYDSIQRVLSLPDDTRLFMCHDYGPNGRDIRWETSVAEEKAHNIHVGGGKTREEFVRFRTERDAQLGMPRLIIPSLQVNMRAGEVPRDKDGRPMLKVPVNGL; this is encoded by the coding sequence ATGATGGACCACGCCCTCGACCAATCCGTGCGCCCCGAGGTCAGCGCCCATTTCGATCCGGCCACCAACACGATCAGCTATATCGTGAAGGATCCGGCCTCGCCCAGCTGTGCGATCATCGATTCCGTGATGGATATCGACTATGCCGCCGGGCGCATCACCTATGAACATGCCGATGCAATGATCGCCGAGATCCGGCAGCGCGGGTTGATGCTGGACTGGATCATCGAAACCCATGTCCATGCCGACCACCTGTCCGCAGCGCCCTATATTCAGGATCAGGTTGGCGGCATGATCGGGATCGGTGCGCGGATCATGGAGGTGCAGAACACCTTCGGCAAGATTTTCAACGAAGGGACCGAGTTCCAGCGCGATGGCAGTCAGTTCGACATGCTGTTCGAGGATGGCGATGTCTATCGGATCGGCCAGATGCGCTGTCTGGCGCTGCACACGCCCGGCCATACGCCCGCCTGCATGACCCATGTGATTGGCGATGCGGCTTTCGTGGGCGATACGCTGTTCATGCCCGATGGCGGCTCGGCCCGGGCAGATTTTCCGGGCGGCGATGCGGGCCAGCTTTACGACAGTATCCAGCGGGTACTGAGCCTGCCGGACGACACCCGGCTGTTCATGTGCCACGATTATGGCCCCAACGGGCGCGATATCAGGTGGGAGACCAGCGTGGCCGAGGAAAAGGCCCATAACATCCATGTCGGCGGCGGCAAGACGCGCGAGGAATTCGTCCGTTTCCGCACCGAGCGCGATGCGCAGCTTGGCATGCCGCGCCTGATCATCCCGTCGCTGCAGGTGAACATGCGTGCGGGCGAGGTGCCGCGCGACAAGGACGGGCGACCGATGCTGAAAGTGCCGGTCAACGGGCTATAG
- a CDS encoding peptidoglycan-binding domain-containing protein, whose product MRHLAVIVVAAALPMAAFAQDAVIRIEAKRGAQAAADAAAEWGQKFDNVVTFPLAQNWIAIALGPLSEAEAAAQIQQLKAAGSIPGDSFVAVPRGNVTLTTLSGDSAPTGEAVEAAEEPSPETAEAPPAPPPVPPGAHIRLQAVQGEAAGQAALATWRERFADAGLWSAPGGWYVVTLGPMPRDTADVWLSAFKRAGDVPRDAFIAASEDLSAPVDVVEGEPLPAPDEPRDMPPLDEVQRALRWAGRYGGAIDGKDGPRTQEAIAAEVAGSRLSADPGTAMARLIDRRAEWRDEMGLSMLTDEATGLSLIAPMDRLEFGRAERALSIYRPKDESGAALILFSQPGGQQELVDLSGLVTALGWVPQPDRQISNGHILLEGADDQHIGRAEGWVRDGRAEGFVVIWPAADAEAQARIAAEMSDSFTRSGPAQNDPTPVVEGQDSGAEAQP is encoded by the coding sequence ATGCGGCATTTGGCGGTGATTGTGGTGGCGGCAGCCTTGCCGATGGCGGCTTTTGCGCAGGATGCGGTGATCCGGATCGAGGCAAAGCGCGGTGCGCAGGCAGCGGCGGATGCGGCGGCGGAATGGGGGCAGAAATTCGACAATGTCGTGACCTTCCCGCTGGCGCAGAACTGGATCGCCATCGCCCTTGGCCCGCTGAGCGAGGCCGAGGCCGCTGCCCAGATCCAGCAGTTGAAGGCCGCAGGCAGCATTCCTGGCGACAGTTTCGTGGCCGTGCCGCGTGGCAATGTGACGCTGACCACGCTGTCGGGCGACAGCGCGCCCACGGGTGAGGCCGTCGAAGCAGCCGAAGAGCCCAGCCCGGAAACGGCTGAGGCGCCGCCCGCGCCGCCCCCGGTGCCGCCGGGCGCGCATATCCGTCTGCAGGCCGTGCAGGGCGAGGCCGCAGGGCAGGCCGCGCTGGCCACCTGGCGTGAACGCTTCGCGGATGCGGGGCTGTGGTCAGCGCCGGGCGGCTGGTATGTGGTGACGCTTGGCCCGATGCCGCGCGACACTGCCGATGTCTGGCTGTCGGCGTTCAAGCGCGCGGGCGACGTGCCGCGCGACGCCTTTATCGCGGCCTCCGAGGATCTGTCCGCGCCTGTCGATGTGGTCGAGGGCGAACCGCTTCCTGCGCCCGACGAACCACGCGACATGCCGCCGCTGGATGAGGTGCAGCGTGCCCTGCGTTGGGCGGGCCGCTATGGCGGTGCGATCGACGGCAAGGACGGCCCCCGCACGCAAGAGGCGATCGCGGCAGAGGTCGCGGGGTCGCGCCTGTCTGCCGATCCCGGCACGGCCATGGCCCGCCTGATCGACCGCCGTGCCGAATGGCGTGACGAGATGGGGCTGAGCATGCTGACGGATGAGGCGACCGGCCTGTCGCTGATCGCGCCGATGGACCGGCTGGAATTCGGCCGGGCCGAACGCGCGCTGTCGATCTATCGCCCGAAAGACGAATCCGGTGCCGCGCTGATCCTGTTCAGCCAGCCGGGCGGTCAGCAGGAACTGGTCGATCTGTCGGGCCTTGTGACCGCGCTTGGCTGGGTGCCACAGCCGGATCGCCAGATCTCGAACGGGCATATCCTTCTGGAAGGCGCGGATGACCAGCATATCGGCCGCGCCGAAGGCTGGGTGCGCGATGGCCGGGCCGAAGGCTTCGTGGTGATCTGGCCTGCCGCGGATGCCGAGGCTCAGGCCCGGATCGCGGCCGAGATGTCGGACAGCTTCACCCGCAGCGGCCCGGCGCAGAATGATCCGACGCCCGTGGTCGAAGGGCAGGACAGCGGGGCGGAGGCGCAGCCCTAA
- a CDS encoding MarC family protein, producing the protein MDTALFIKALGGFFAIMNPFLALPLFLSLTEGETQSEQRAQAAKIAVFTTIFCAVILLTGQSVLSLFGISVDDFRVAGGIVLMIIALGMLNGSGNSSHSGTAAEQSSQKKVQDVSFYPMTFPIIAGPGTITTLIIFAGQAKDMSGWIALVAALALVLIALAVVLWFAGDIGHHMSMTLRTIVTRLMGMILAAIAVSMIAEGLTKLLPGLAG; encoded by the coding sequence ATGGATACCGCTTTGTTTATCAAAGCGCTTGGCGGGTTCTTTGCGATCATGAACCCATTTCTGGCGCTGCCGCTGTTTCTGTCGCTGACAGAGGGCGAAACCCAGTCCGAACAGCGCGCGCAAGCCGCAAAGATCGCGGTTTTCACGACGATCTTCTGCGCGGTGATCCTGCTGACGGGTCAGTCGGTGCTGTCCCTGTTCGGCATCAGCGTCGATGATTTCCGCGTGGCGGGCGGCATCGTGCTGATGATCATCGCGCTTGGCATGCTGAACGGGTCCGGCAACAGCAGTCACAGCGGGACCGCGGCGGAACAGAGCAGCCAGAAAAAGGTCCAGGATGTGTCGTTCTACCCGATGACCTTCCCGATCATTGCCGGGCCGGGCACGATCACCACGCTGATCATCTTTGCCGGGCAGGCCAAGGATATGTCTGGCTGGATCGCGCTGGTCGCGGCGCTGGCGCTGGTACTGATCGCGCTGGCCGTCGTTCTGTGGTTCGCGGGCGATATCGGCCATCACATGTCGATGACCCTGCGGACCATCGTAACGCGGCTGATGGGCATGATCCTTGCGGCCATCGCGGTCAGCATGATCGCCGAGGGGCTGACCAAGCTGCTGCCCGGGCTGGCCGGGTAG
- a CDS encoding MFS transporter: MQTRSPWLVLAIVSTALFLIVVDMTVLYTALPRLTQDLRATAVEKLWIVNAYSLVVAGLLPGSGALGDRFGHRRMFVIGLVIFGVASLIAGMAPSSTVLIGARALLAVGAAAMMPATLSIIRHSFEDPAQRSLAIGVWAAVASGGAAIGPLMGGILLEHFHWGAVFLVNLPIVALAIPLTLHYVPRGTSGGGHPFDPVGSVMILIGLISLTLAIKEIAKPQPGWAGFALPAVIGVAAVWLFIRRQRRGPHPMIDLALFRDTRFAAGVIGAISSAAVLMGLELVISQRLQLVAAMTPLQAGLFILPIPLASFVAGPLAGVLLGRIETGKVLTWSFALTALGVAGYTLSFDGQAWAQLTSFAAIGGGIGAAMTAASSAIMLNAPAHRAGMAASIEEVSYELGGALGVALLGSLMSGVYTAAYLAGGDPGAAMAADSLDQAMLVAETLPHEQAAQILSTATAAFERSVSVVMMVSTAILIAATLWIARLSRII; encoded by the coding sequence ATGCAGACCCGCTCTCCCTGGCTTGTTCTGGCGATTGTATCGACCGCGCTGTTTCTGATCGTGGTCGATATGACGGTGCTTTATACGGCGCTGCCCCGGCTGACGCAGGATTTGCGGGCCACGGCGGTCGAGAAGCTGTGGATCGTGAATGCATATTCGCTGGTGGTGGCGGGGTTGCTGCCCGGATCGGGCGCGCTTGGCGACCGTTTCGGGCACCGGCGGATGTTCGTGATCGGGCTGGTCATCTTTGGCGTGGCCTCGCTGATCGCGGGGATGGCACCAAGCTCGACCGTGCTGATCGGGGCGCGGGCGCTGCTGGCGGTGGGCGCCGCCGCCATGATGCCCGCCACCCTGTCGATCATCCGCCACAGTTTCGAAGACCCGGCGCAGAGGTCGCTGGCCATCGGGGTCTGGGCCGCCGTCGCCTCGGGCGGGGCCGCGATCGGGCCGCTGATGGGCGGGATCCTGTTGGAGCATTTCCACTGGGGCGCGGTGTTCCTGGTCAATCTGCCGATTGTCGCGCTGGCCATCCCGCTGACCCTTCATTACGTGCCGCGCGGCACGTCCGGGGGCGGCCATCCCTTCGATCCGGTGGGCTCGGTGATGATCCTGATCGGGCTGATCAGCCTGACCCTGGCGATCAAGGAGATCGCCAAGCCGCAGCCCGGCTGGGCGGGCTTTGCGCTGCCCGCCGTGATCGGGGTCGCGGCGGTCTGGCTGTTCATCCGCCGCCAGCGGCGCGGGCCGCATCCGATGATCGATCTGGCGCTGTTTCGCGATACGCGCTTTGCGGCGGGGGTGATCGGGGCCATTTCCTCGGCTGCGGTTCTGATGGGGCTGGAACTGGTCATCAGCCAGCGCCTGCAACTGGTCGCGGCGATGACACCCTTGCAGGCCGGGCTGTTCATCCTGCCGATCCCGCTGGCCTCTTTCGTGGCCGGACCGCTGGCCGGCGTGCTGCTGGGCCGGATCGAGACCGGCAAGGTGCTGACCTGGTCCTTTGCGCTGACGGCGCTTGGCGTGGCGGGCTACACGCTCAGCTTCGATGGTCAGGCCTGGGCGCAGCTGACCTCTTTCGCGGCGATCGGCGGCGGGATCGGTGCGGCGATGACGGCCGCCTCTTCGGCTATCATGCTGAATGCCCCGGCCCATCGCGCGGGCATGGCGGCCTCGATCGAAGAGGTGTCCTATGAACTGGGCGGCGCCCTGGGCGTGGCGCTGCTGGGCAGCCTGATGTCGGGCGTCTATACCGCCGCCTATCTGGCGGGCGGCGATCCGGGCGCGGCGATGGCGGCGGATTCGCTGGATCAGGCGATGCTGGTGGCCGAGACGCTGCCCCACGAGCAGGCGGCGCAGATTCTGTCCACGGCGACCGCCGCTTTCGAGAGGTCGGTTTCCGTGGTGATGATGGTCTCGACCGCCATCCTGATCGCGGCGACGCTGTGGATTGCGCGGCTGTCGCGGATCATCTGA
- a CDS encoding TrkH family potassium uptake protein: protein MIDFRPIAQPIGRIVATLGVAMLIPMVVDWWHGSEHWQIFLQCALLTFVIGLMISVASRGKHTSVSLQQAFLLTSGLWLILPIFGALPFMLGEPNARFVDAYFEAMSGVTTTGTTALPLLDPLPRGTNLWRAMLHWMGGLGIVVVAMIFLPVMKVGGMQFFRSEGFDTLGKILPRAGQIASEMTRIYVILTAACIVTYLMLGMSGYDAVVHAFATVSTGGFSSYDMSFAEFLGPIEWAACVFMVLASIPFIRMVQVMRGNFMPIWRDTQIRAYLRWIFYVCAMILIYRAFSGIEHESVMDMVRETVFNTISTFSGTGFFSSDVMTWGHFPFAVLIIAGLIGGCTGSTACSVKVFRYLVLSQAVRAQLRRMLSPNRVYPLRYQGRPLDQDVVNSVMAFFTLFMLTFGLLIVALSLTGLHPRTALTGAWTAIANVGPVWGPEVSSNGSVSNFPEAAKWLMIFGMYLGRLELVAVLVLLLPRFWRS from the coding sequence ATGATCGACTTTCGCCCCATTGCCCAACCCATCGGCAGGATCGTCGCGACGCTTGGCGTTGCGATGCTGATTCCGATGGTCGTGGATTGGTGGCATGGCAGCGAACATTGGCAGATATTCCTGCAATGCGCGTTGCTGACCTTCGTGATCGGGCTGATGATTTCCGTCGCCTCTCGCGGCAAGCATACCTCGGTCAGCCTGCAACAGGCCTTTCTGCTGACTTCCGGGCTGTGGCTGATCCTGCCGATCTTCGGCGCCCTGCCCTTCATGCTGGGAGAGCCGAATGCCCGCTTCGTCGATGCCTATTTCGAGGCCATGTCGGGCGTGACCACCACCGGCACCACGGCGCTGCCGCTGCTGGACCCGCTGCCGCGCGGCACGAATCTGTGGCGGGCTATGCTGCATTGGATGGGCGGTCTGGGGATCGTCGTCGTGGCGATGATCTTTCTGCCGGTGATGAAGGTCGGCGGCATGCAGTTCTTCCGATCTGAGGGCTTTGACACGCTGGGCAAGATCCTGCCCCGCGCGGGCCAGATCGCGTCCGAGATGACGCGCATCTATGTCATTCTGACCGCCGCCTGCATCGTGACCTATCTGATGCTGGGCATGTCGGGCTATGACGCCGTGGTCCATGCCTTTGCCACCGTCTCGACCGGCGGCTTTTCCAGCTATGACATGAGCTTCGCGGAATTCCTGGGGCCGATTGAATGGGCGGCATGTGTTTTCATGGTGCTGGCCTCGATCCCCTTCATCCGCATGGTTCAGGTGATGCGCGGGAATTTCATGCCGATCTGGCGCGACACGCAGATCCGCGCCTATCTGCGCTGGATCTTCTATGTCTGCGCGATGATCCTGATCTATCGCGCCTTCAGCGGGATCGAACATGAAAGCGTCATGGATATGGTCCGCGAGACCGTGTTCAACACCATCTCGACCTTTTCGGGCACCGGGTTCTTTTCCTCGGACGTAATGACCTGGGGGCATTTCCCCTTTGCGGTGCTGATCATCGCCGGGCTGATCGGCGGCTGCACCGGGTCGACCGCCTGTTCGGTCAAGGTGTTCCGCTATCTGGTGCTGTCGCAGGCGGTGCGCGCGCAGTTGCGACGGATGCTGTCGCCGAACCGCGTCTATCCGCTGCGCTATCAGGGCCGCCCGCTGGATCAGGACGTGGTGAATTCGGTCATGGCCTTCTTCACGCTGTTCATGCTGACCTTTGGCCTGCTGATCGTGGCGCTGTCGCTGACCGGGCTGCATCCGCGCACGGCGCTCACCGGGGCCTGGACGGCGATTGCCAATGTCGGCCCCGTCTGGGGACCTGAGGTGTCGTCCAACGGCTCGGTCTCGAACTTCCCCGAGGCGGCGAAATGGCTGATGATCTTCGGGATGTATCTGGGCAGGCTGGAGCTTGTCGCCGTGCTGGTCCTGCTGCTGCCCAGATTCTGGCGCAGTTAA
- a CDS encoding DUF6446 family protein: protein MKGKWPVLAILGSAVLVGGGIWYTQQYMYYQRIDPTAPQAAIFVETASGQQELQLGEYQGIDATSAPHRWRACAVVQDLPADAVPFDGPLPSYAPGWFDCFDAEAIGEDLEAGNALAYLSQSEIYPDVDRVIAVYPDGRLFGWNQYNEKTPERGVMD from the coding sequence ATGAAAGGCAAATGGCCAGTCCTCGCCATTCTTGGATCCGCCGTCCTTGTCGGCGGCGGCATCTGGTATACGCAGCAATACATGTATTATCAGCGTATCGACCCGACCGCCCCGCAAGCTGCGATCTTCGTGGAAACCGCCTCGGGGCAGCAAGAATTGCAGCTTGGCGAGTACCAGGGCATCGACGCAACCAGCGCGCCGCATCGCTGGCGGGCCTGCGCCGTGGTTCAGGATCTGCCCGCCGATGCGGTGCCCTTTGACGGTCCCCTGCCCAGCTACGCCCCCGGCTGGTTCGACTGTTTCGACGCCGAGGCCATCGGCGAGGATCTGGAGGCGGGGAACGCGCTGGCCTATCTGTCGCAATCCGAGATCTATCCCGACGTGGATCGCGTGATTGCCGTCTATCCCGATGGCCGTCTCTTTGGCTGGAATCAATATAATGAAAAGACCCCGGAACGCGGAGTGATGGACTGA
- a CDS encoding glycine--tRNA ligase subunit alpha produces the protein MTSPNKPRSFQEIILRLQNYWASQGCAVLQPYDMEVGAGTFHPATTLRSLGAKPWAAAYVQPSRRPTDGRYGENPNRLQHYYQYQVIIKPSPANLQDLYLGSLRAIGLDPMIHDVRFVEDDWESPTLGAWGLGWEVWCDGMEVSQFTYFQQVGGHDCRPVSGELTYGLERLAMYVLGVEHVMDMPFNDPDSPIPLSYGDIFRQTEREYSRWNFEQADTKMLFQHFEDAEAECARILAAAESDSAGRHIPMAHPAYDQCIKASHIFNLLDARGVISVTERQAYIGRVRALAKACADLFVTTEAAQAQQPAA, from the coding sequence ATGACCAGCCCCAACAAACCCCGCAGCTTTCAGGAAATCATCCTGCGTCTGCAAAATTACTGGGCCTCGCAGGGCTGCGCCGTGCTGCAACCCTATGATATGGAGGTGGGCGCGGGCACGTTTCACCCCGCCACCACGCTGCGCAGTCTTGGCGCGAAGCCCTGGGCCGCCGCCTATGTCCAACCCTCGCGCCGTCCGACCGATGGCCGCTATGGCGAAAATCCGAACCGCCTGCAGCATTATTATCAATATCAGGTGATCATCAAACCAAGCCCGGCCAATCTGCAGGACCTGTATCTGGGCAGCCTGCGCGCCATCGGGCTGGATCCGATGATCCATGATGTCCGCTTTGTCGAGGATGACTGGGAATCGCCGACGCTGGGCGCATGGGGTCTGGGCTGGGAGGTCTGGTGCGACGGCATGGAAGTCAGCCAGTTCACCTATTTCCAGCAGGTCGGCGGGCATGACTGCCGCCCGGTTTCGGGTGAGCTGACCTATGGGCTGGAACGGCTGGCCATGTATGTGCTGGGGGTCGAGCATGTGATGGACATGCCCTTCAACGATCCCGACAGCCCGATCCCGCTGAGCTATGGCGATATCTTCCGTCAGACAGAACGTGAATATTCGCGCTGGAATTTCGAGCAGGCCGATACCAAGATGCTGTTCCAGCATTTCGAGGATGCCGAGGCCGAATGCGCCCGCATCCTTGCGGCGGCCGAGAGTGACAGCGCCGGGCGCCATATCCCCATGGCCCATCCGGCCTATGACCAATGCATCAAGGCCAGCCATATCTTCAACCTGCTGGATGCGCGCGGCGTGATCAGCGTGACCGAACGTCAGGCCTATATTGGCCGGGTGCGCGCGCTGGCCAAAGCCTGCGCCGATCTGTTCGTCACGACCGAGGCCGCGCAGGCCCAGCAGCCCGCCGCCTGA
- the glyS gene encoding glycine--tRNA ligase subunit beta, giving the protein MPDLLIELFSEEIPARMQARARADLQKLVTDGLVEAGLTYASAGAFSTPRRLTLTVEGLAAESPTTREERKGPRTDAPEKALEGFLRSTGLTRDQLEARDDKKGQVWFATITKPGRPAAQIVAEVLETTIRNFPWPKSMRWGSGSLRWVRPLHTIICLLSDETGASIVPLTIDGITAGDQTRGHRFMSPDSLTVTGFDDYAAKLRRAHVMLDGEERAAEIRQQADNLAFARGWQIVRDDALLTEVAGIVEWPVPLMGVIEDRFLDLPPEVLQTSMKEHQKFFSARNPKTGRIEGFVTVANIATPDDGATILAGNQKVLAARLSDALFFYDNDLREAKSGMETWADGLKSVTFHNKLGSQADRIARIAALAREIAPLVGADPDQAAEAARLAKLDLRSEMVGEFPELQGIMGRYYALAAGQPEEIANAARDHYSPLGPSDDVPTAPVSVAVALADKLDTLTGFWAIDEKPTGSKDPFALRRAALGVIRLVLGNGTKFDLRKRLTVAEATEPSDGPAQRDALALSAEQAADLLAFLHDRLKVHLRDQGIRHDIIDAVLAQPGNDDLLQVTNRATALNAMLQSEDGQNLTQGLKRAGNILAQAEEKDGVEYSFGAEEKFAETDEERALFTALDTAEPAIRNAMAQEDFPAAMTAIAALRAPIDAFFEAVQVNAENQILRRNRLNLLSRIREAGRQIADFTRIEG; this is encoded by the coding sequence ATGCCCGACCTATTGATCGAACTCTTTTCCGAGGAAATCCCCGCCCGGATGCAGGCCCGCGCCCGCGCGGATCTGCAAAAGCTGGTCACCGACGGTCTGGTCGAGGCCGGGCTGACCTATGCCAGCGCCGGTGCCTTCTCCACCCCGCGCCGCCTGACGCTGACGGTCGAGGGGCTGGCCGCCGAAAGCCCGACCACCCGCGAAGAACGCAAGGGCCCACGCACCGACGCGCCCGAAAAGGCGCTGGAGGGCTTCCTGCGATCGACCGGCCTGACCCGCGATCAGCTGGAGGCGCGCGACGACAAGAAAGGCCAGGTCTGGTTCGCCACCATCACGAAACCCGGCCGGCCCGCCGCGCAGATCGTGGCAGAGGTTCTGGAAACCACCATCCGCAACTTCCCCTGGCCCAAATCCATGCGGTGGGGCTCGGGCAGCCTGCGTTGGGTGCGCCCGCTGCACACGATCATCTGCCTGCTCAGCGACGAAACCGGCGCCAGCATCGTGCCGCTGACCATCGACGGCATCACTGCGGGCGATCAGACCCGTGGCCATCGCTTCATGTCCCCCGACAGCCTGACGGTGACCGGCTTCGACGATTATGCCGCCAAGCTGCGCCGCGCCCATGTCATGCTGGATGGCGAGGAACGCGCCGCCGAAATCCGGCAGCAGGCCGACAACCTGGCCTTCGCCCGCGGCTGGCAGATCGTCCGCGACGACGCGCTCTTGACCGAGGTCGCGGGAATCGTCGAATGGCCCGTCCCGCTGATGGGCGTGATCGAGGACCGCTTCCTGGACCTGCCGCCCGAGGTGCTGCAGACCTCGATGAAAGAGCATCAGAAATTCTTCTCGGCCCGCAATCCGAAAACCGGCCGGATCGAGGGTTTCGTCACCGTCGCCAATATCGCCACCCCCGATGATGGCGCGACCATCCTTGCGGGCAATCAGAAGGTGCTGGCCGCCCGCCTGTCGGATGCGCTCTTCTTCTATGACAACGACCTGCGCGAGGCGAAATCGGGCATGGAGACCTGGGCCGATGGCCTGAAATCCGTGACCTTCCATAACAAGCTGGGCAGTCAGGCCGACCGCATCGCCCGCATCGCCGCCCTTGCCCGCGAAATCGCCCCGCTGGTCGGCGCCGACCCGGATCAGGCGGCCGAGGCGGCCCGCCTCGCCAAGCTCGACCTGCGCAGCGAGATGGTCGGCGAATTCCCCGAATTGCAGGGCATCATGGGCCGCTACTACGCGCTGGCGGCGGGTCAGCCCGAGGAAATCGCCAACGCCGCCCGCGACCACTACTCCCCCCTCGGCCCCTCTGACGACGTACCCACGGCGCCCGTCTCTGTCGCCGTCGCGCTGGCCGACAAGCTGGACACGCTGACCGGCTTCTGGGCGATTGACGAGAAGCCGACCGGCTCTAAGGACCCGTTTGCACTGCGCCGCGCCGCTTTGGGCGTTATCCGTCTGGTGCTGGGTAACGGAACCAAATTTGATTTGCGCAAGCGTCTCACCGTGGCCGAGGCCACCGAACCGTCTGACGGCCCGGCGCAACGCGACGCGCTGGCGCTATCGGCGGAACAGGCTGCCGACCTCCTCGCCTTCCTCCACGACCGCCTGAAGGTCCATCTCCGCGATCAGGGCATCCGCCACGACATCATCGACGCGGTGCTGGCACAGCCCGGCAATGACGACCTCCTGCAGGTCACCAACCGCGCCACCGCGCTGAACGCCATGCTGCAGAGCGAGGACGGCCAGAACCTGACCCAGGGCCTCAAACGCGCAGGCAATATCCTCGCGCAGGCCGAAGAGAAGGACGGCGTCGAATACAGCTTCGGCGCCGAGGAAAAATTCGCCGAAACCGATGAGGAACGCGCCCTCTTCACCGCCCTCGACACCGCCGAACCCGCGATCCGCAACGCCATGGCACAAGAGGACTTCCCGGCCGCCATGACAGCCATCGCCGCCCTCCGCGCGCCCATCGATGCCTTCTTCGAGGCAGTACAGGTGAATGCCGAAAACCAGATCCTGCGCCGCAACCGCCTGAACCTCCTCTCACGCATCCGAGAGGCCGGCCGCCAGATCGCCGATTTCACCCGCATCGAGGGCTGA